From the genome of bacterium:
GTTCAGGATGTTGGGCTTTCCTGCGCCGATGGAAATGAAAAAAACGAATCCTACATAAGTCAGTACACCGATTATAAACCACTCAATCACAAAGAAGTTGGCACGATTGTTTGCTGCCGTCAAAATGAGCATGGACCGGGCTGCGTGCCCTGGCTGGCATTGGGCTCAATTGGTAAAACAAAAAGTTTTTCAACAGATGGTATGCAATTTTTTGGCACAAATTATAAGGCAACGGGTTTGGCTGAGGCACTTTCGCAATCTGAATTTGGTGGATTGTCTCAACAGGAATTCGGTTTGATTGCCTTGCAAGCTGAACCTGTTATTTTGAAATCGGGACAGGAAAAAGATTTTGGTTTTTTCGGTATTTTCCACAAAAACCATCCTGCAGCTACTACGCAGGATGATTTAAAATTGCTCGAGCCGGATTTGCAGAATATTAAAAAACTCGCCCAGAAACCATGGCAAAAGGACTGTGTTTATACTGAATCGGTTGGCAGCTTGTTTTCGCAGTCACCATTGTTTGCCTGTGATGAGTTGACGACTGCTGAACTTGATAAATTATTCAGCAGCAACAGAAAACACAGCGAAATCCATAATGGTAAATTGCTTTCGTTTTTCTATGGTGATAATTGTCATGTGGCTCTTGGTGAAAAAGAAGTTATTGCGCAGCGACCGCACGGACACGTAATAAAAACTTCACACAGCTTAAATGCCAGCGATGCAACTATGAGTTGTACGGCTTTTATGTTTGGTGTTTTCCAATCGCATATTACGCAGGGCAATGTCAACTTTAACCGCCTTACGACTGTAAACAGCAGTGCGCTAAACATAGTCCGCCACACAGGTCAGCGAATCTTCATTTTGCAAAACGGCCAATACTATCAACTCGCTGTTCCATCAGCTTTCGAAATGTCTATCAATCAATGCAGATGGATTTACAAAAAAGGCGATTTGATATTTGAAATTTTGTCAGCTGCTTCGCCTGATTCGGCTGAACTTACACTTGGAATTAATGTTCTAAAGGGAACTGCGCCCCAATGGCTGATTTCAAATAATCTTACAAATGAACACGATTGGCAGCTTGTTTCTGATAAACCAAATAGTTTTAAAATGCTGCCAGGCGAAAAAAGCGAGCTTGCAAGAATGTTTCCGGATGGTTTTTTCCAATTGCAAATCGAAACACCAAATGCAGTTGAAAAAACCGGCGCAGATGAATTGCTTTTTGCTGATGGAAAAAGCCGAGCTTTGAATTTCTTTGTTATAAAATTAGTTGAAACAAATAAATTTACAATGCGAATTAATGGCCGTCTTGTAAAAGAAGATTTGTCACAAACAGAATCTGTCCAGGAAAATGTTTTCGGCGGATTTGATTTGTCAAAGCAGGGCGAAAACGAAGCAATATCTGCAATTAGCCATATGCTGCCGTGGTTCGTGCAAAATGCACATATTCATTATCTTACGCCGCATGGATTAGAGCAGTTCGGTGGAGCGGCCTGGGGAACAAGAGATATTTGTCAGGGGCCGATAGAAATGCTGCTAGCTCAAGGACACTACGCTGCTGCAAGAAAAACGCTTGCTACTATTTTTGCAAATCAAAATTTCGATGGCAACTGGTCGCAATGGTGGATGTTCGACTGCTATAAAAATATCAGAGCGGGCGAATCGCATGGCGATGTGATTTTCTGGCCGGTTCTTGCTGCGTGCGAATATATTTGTACATCCGGCGATTATGAATTTTTGAACGAATCGCAGCCGTATTACAATGGCTCAAACGAAAACGAAACTGTAATAGAACACATTAACCGCATAATCAAACACATAAAAGACACGCGTTTTGTCAGCGGAACAAAGCTGGTAAATTACAGCGATGGCGACTGGAACGATTCAATGCAACCGGTAAACCAGAAGCTCAAAAAACGCATGATTAGTTCATGGACGGTTTGCCTTAGCTATCAAACATTCAAAGCTTTTGAAACAGTTTGCAATAATTGCGGTCGCGAGAAAATTGCAAAAGAAATTGGTCAACTGTGTGATGAAATTCAAAAGGATTTTAGCCGCTTACTCATTAAAGATGGTGTGGTAGCCGGATTTGGTCTGGTGGGTGAAGGAAATAAAATAGATTTACTTTTACATCCATCCGACAGCACAACCGGTATTCATTACCGTCTGCTGCCGATGATTCGCGGAATAATAAGCGGTATATTTACGCCACAACAGGCAAAAGAACATGCTGAAATTATAGAGAAACATTTGAAAGGCCCTGACGGCGCACGGCTGATGGACAGACCAGTAAAATACAATGGCGGATTGCGAACATATTTCAAGCGAGCAGAAAGTTCATCTTTCTTCGGTCGCGAAATTGGAATTATGTATACTCATGCACATTTGAGATACGTTGAGGCGATGGCTAAATTAGGCCATACACAGGAATTTGTAAAGGCATTACGTCAGGTTGTACCAATCGATATACAAAAAATTATTCCGCAGGCAGACATCCGTCAGTCGAATTGTTATTACAGTAGTTCCGATGGCGATTTTGCAACACGTTATGAAGTAAACGAACATTACGAAGATTTAATAGCCGGCAAAATCGCATTAAAAGGCGGCTGGAGGGTGTATTCAAGCGGCTCAGGAATGTTTGTCAGATTTGTAATAGATTATTTACTGGGAATTCGCTATAATTGCGGCAAAACAATTTTTGACCCGGTAATGACAAAAGAATTCGATAGGCTTGCAGCAAAAATGAAACTGCACAGTTGTGGTACTGAACTGCTCTACAGTGTTAGTGGTGAAAATAATGGCGTAAAGAAAATTGAGATTAACGGCTCAGGCATTGAGTTTAAGAGAGAAGATAATCCATACCGCTTGGGAGGCGCAAGCATTGAAGATTCTAAATTGAAAATGGTTCTTAATAAGAATAGCAGCAATACGATAAAAATTAGTCTTTAACTGTTATACAAAGGATAAATTAAATCATAGGCTGTCACGAAACTCGTTCCAGCATATGATTACACAGATAATAGCGACAATGTTTTTAATCGGTGTAATCAAGGGCAACGCTCTTGTGATGCCCTATTAAACAAAGAAAGGAGAGAGAAGATATGGATATAAAACAACATCATATTACTGCTAAGGAGGACCGACTCCCTTTTATCCAAAAGTTTGGTTATGGAATCGGTGCCGTAGTCACAATTGTAGCAGTTAATTCTTTGATGCAGCTAACCGGCCTTTTTTACATTGATTTATTGAAAATCAGCCCGATTCTTCTCGGGTTTGCAGCGGCGATACCGAGATTATGGGATGCGATCACAGACCCTCTGGTTGGAAATCTTTCCGATAACACTCGCTCCCGATTCGGCAGGCGACTTCCGTATATCCTGATAGGAGGTATTCTGGTTGGTATTACATTTGCGATGATATTCATGGTGCCCCGAGAATGGAGTGCAAATGCGATGTTCGGTTATTTCTTAGTGTCATCATTGATTTTTTATACCGCTGTTACTATTTACGGCGTGCCTCATGGCGCATTAGGCCTTGAAATGACTAACGATTACAATGAAAGAACACGACTATTTGCATATGCCAGTTTCATTGGGAATATAGCTGCCATTGCATCGCCCTGGCTGTATTATTTCGCAAACAGGTCTATGTTTAAAGACCCAATCGAAGGCATGAAGTGGGTATGTATATGGATGGGGCTGATTCTGATTATTGCAGCAATCATATGCGTTCTTACATGTAAAGAAACTAAGACTGAACAGGTTAAAAAACAAAAGAAAATGGCATTCTGGGAAAGTTTTAAAATCACCTATAAGAATCGCACATTTATGATGCTGGTAATTGTTTTTGTGCTGGTAATAGTCGGTTTCCAGTTCGTTATGGGTTTTAGTAATTTTATAATGATGTATTTTGTGTATTCCGGTGATAAAGTTGCTGCGTCCGGAATGATGGGATGGATGGGAACAATCTGGGCGGTGACTGCTCTTGCTGGTGTATTCCCCATGATGTGGGTATCTTCCCGTTTGGGCAAAACAAAGACCGTTATATTCTCCTTTTCAATTCTCATACTTGCTCAGCTTTTAAAAATCGTATGTTATAACCAGACATATCCTTGGCTGGTGGCGATACCTACCGTTCTATTATCCTGGGGAATGGTAATGTGTTTCACGCTTGTCAATGCTATGAACGCTGATATCTGTGACGAGGATGAACTTGTAACAGGAAAAAGAAGAGAGGGCAGTTATTATGCAGTCTACGGATGGTGGTGGAAGGTAGGAGTTTCTATAGCATGCATTATTAGTGGATATCTTCTAAAACTAACAGGATATGATGCAAATTTTGCCCAGCAGACAGCTTCCACCATGTTTTGGCTTAGATTCTGGGAGATAGGTATACCTACAGTGTTATGCATAGCAGCAATACTAATTCTAACTAAATATCCTCTTACTGAAAATCGAGCTTATGAGGTTAAAGCATTGCTTGAAGAGAGAAGAAAAGCTCAGGCCGTCAATCCTTAATTTTTCCGAAATGACCATGAATTTGCATGGACTCTAACCCCACCCCACCTCCGAGGTGGGATGGGGTTATTTTATAGTTGCTGATTGAACAGCATGATTAAAAAAAGATATGCGATAGAAATGCGGTAGATATAAATGGATATACGGTAGAAATACAATAGATATATGTTGTTAAAGGATTGAAAACCAAAAAAATTACATACTATAAAACAAAGCAAAAAACCAAGAATAATGACAATGTATCTCAATATATTTCCACCTTATTTCGACCTATATCAAGGTGTTATTTCTATCTATTTCCATTATATTTCTAATTTTATTGTAGTTGCCGATTGAACGGCTCTGTTTATTGTCATTTGTGTAGTGGTCGAGTTTGCCACTACTATAGACCAAAGACTGAAGACTAAGAGAATTCCTAATTTAGGAATTCGACATTGGGCATTTCATTAGGAATTAGAAATTGGTAATTAGGAATTTAATTTTAAAGAGTTGTAGCTGCCAATTGATTTAACCCACCTACGAGGTGGGATGGGAAGTTACATCGGGCGAGCCAACCCCGATAGAGATTAAAAAGAAATGCTATGATCCATGTCAGTCTAGAAGTAAAAGAAAATACAATATCTAACATTAAGTTTGATTTACGTCTCGCCATTAATACAGTAGCGGACTATCTCTAACGAGGTCAAAGGATTTAACGGGAAAATTGTCTAACTTAAGTAGTGAGTAGATTTATAGGGTGACAACACTGTTGTCATTGCCTCGTGAAATCCAAAGAATTTATAGGAGCGAGCGACCTCGCCAATGTTTCAGTGGCGGGAAGCGTGGCAATCCGACCTAAAAGGTCGTTGCCCCGAGGAATCTTTCAGATTCCCGGGACTAAAGTCCTTGAGATTGCCTTGCAATCTCTAAGGGCAATTTCTAGGGGCAAGGCACAGCCGAAGCAATCTCCGTGTAATTGCTTTGCCTTCGGCTCACAATGACATTTTTCTGTAATCAGATATCCTTATGAAAACAGAACAAGACATAGCGTTGGTTAGGAGAGTTAAGTCCGGCGATAGGGATGCGTTTGGCGAGTTGGTGCAAAAATATAAGCAGCAAATTTATTTTGTAGCTTATCGGATGACTAATAATCATACTGACGCAGACGACCTTTCTCAAGAAGCTTTTATCAAAGCGTATGAATCAATCGGCAACTTCCGAGAGAAATCCTCTTTTTCCACATGGTTATATAGAATAATTATG
Proteins encoded in this window:
- a CDS encoding MFS transporter, which translates into the protein MDIKQHHITAKEDRLPFIQKFGYGIGAVVTIVAVNSLMQLTGLFYIDLLKISPILLGFAAAIPRLWDAITDPLVGNLSDNTRSRFGRRLPYILIGGILVGITFAMIFMVPREWSANAMFGYFLVSSLIFYTAVTIYGVPHGALGLEMTNDYNERTRLFAYASFIGNIAAIASPWLYYFANRSMFKDPIEGMKWVCIWMGLILIIAAIICVLTCKETKTEQVKKQKKMAFWESFKITYKNRTFMMLVIVFVLVIVGFQFVMGFSNFIMMYFVYSGDKVAASGMMGWMGTIWAVTALAGVFPMMWVSSRLGKTKTVIFSFSILILAQLLKIVCYNQTYPWLVAIPTVLLSWGMVMCFTLVNAMNADICDEDELVTGKRREGSYYAVYGWWWKVGVSIACIISGYLLKLTGYDANFAQQTASTMFWLRFWEIGIPTVLCIAAILILTKYPLTENRAYEVKALLEERRKAQAVNP